The sequence below is a genomic window from Nostoc flagelliforme CCNUN1.
GAAGGGAATAGATCATTTTGGTCACATAGACGTATTAATTAATAATGCAGGTATCTTTTGCTTAGGGCCCGTTGAGGATTTTAGCTTAGATGATTGGCATCAGATAATTGATACCAATTTGTGGGGCTACATCCATACTATTAATGCCATCCTGCCCCATTTCTTAGAACGTCGCAAAGGAACCATTGTTAATGTCAGTTCTATTGGTGGTATAGAACCGATTCCTTATCACGTTCCTTACACAACCACTAAGTACGCCATAACTGGATTGACAAAATCGCTACATGCAGAGTTATCGCCTAAAGGCATTCACGTTAGCGGAATTTATCCTAGTTTTATCAGTACTCAACTGATGGAACGAGCAATCTTTCGCGGTAAGGACGAAGAAACTGCTCAGGCGCGTTCTGAGTTGGTAGGTAAAGCAATTCAAGCTCCTGTACTAGAAAAGCCTGAAGATGTAGCAAAATCAATTTGGGAAGCAGTAAAGGATCAGCGTTCTGATGTCATGGTAGGCACAACAAACTTTTGGAAAGCAATTTATCACTTGTCTCCTAGTTTGATGCAGTCAGCTTTTCGGCGTCTCTTCGGCATGGAAGAACGAAGTTAGTCCATTTACAGTTATTTTACGATATTGAGTCTGCAAATAAAGCTGGTGTTGGCGTGATTGCGTTTCGTTGCGGTGGTTTTGATGATAGTCAGTTAAAAGATGCGATCGCAATTTACAACGAGCCTGCTGACTTGTTAGCACATTATGACACTTCACCTCTAGCAACTAAAGCAATGACGAGCAAATAATCATTTAAAAATGTCGCCGTTTACTGCTTTGGCCAGTTGCCAGCTTTTCCAGCCATGTTGATGCTTCTTCATACAGTTTGAACTGGCTTTCACTGATGCGAAACTCTCTTGTGTGAACCATTCTTCTGCCCTGAACCCAATTTGTGCCGTGGTACTTGTGCAGCAATTCGTGATACAAAACAAACTCGCTCACAAATTCAGGTACACTACCATTGTCAAGGGTCAAACTGATCACTACTCTATCTCTAGCTGGCTCATAGTGCCCAAACTTCCGGTAAGTGTGAATTTGGCTCCATGCAAGACGCGGTTTGGCAAGAGTTGCAGCAAAATATTCACAGTTTAGTTTGTCAAATAACTCATTTAGGTTATAAAACTTACCTTGTGGGTTTTCTGCAATTACTTCCACAATTAAATCAAGCTCTAGCAGTACATTACTGTATTCTTCACAACTAGCAAACGACCTAATTAGTCGTGTATTATCTTGATTTCTTCCAAAAAGAGCAGATTCCACTAATGCTGTCATTACTTCTTCTGACGCATTAATGAACCCCTCATTAACAATAATATGAGCAGCATCACCAAACCTTTTACCCTTGTATAAAAGTGCAAAAATAGTGAATTCAATCATTAGTTTTACTGATTCTTGTCCATGTTTTATTAACATTTTTTTAGCAATTTGCTGCATCCGAAAAGTGCTTTCCAGGTGAAGTTGTAGATTAACTTCGTCCGTTAAGAACTTCATCCAAGAGTAGATTTGCCGCGATGAACGACTTAGGTTTGCTGGTGTTGCTTGTTTGTTAAAACATATTTCTTCAATTGCTGTTACTGTTTTTACTAAACTTTGTGTTATTTGTTGAGTCTGTGTAGATTTTAAAGTAGAATTCGATACTACATTAAAAATTGATTGCAAAATAATATTCTGTTGTGTTTTAATATTTTTTAATCGGATATTATCAATGTTCATTTATTATGATAATGTTTCGGATTTTCGGATAAAAGTTTACTACAAAAACCAATCATTAGGCTTATAAATTGTTAGCGCCAGACTTTTGTAAAAGCAATAGCCAGAAACTTTTCAATAG
It includes:
- a CDS encoding SDR family NAD(P)-dependent oxidoreductase; amino-acid sequence: MTNTVIITGASQGIGKATALLFARHNYDVVLAARQLDRLEATAAQIRELGREAIAISCDVKDPLQVNNLIEKGIDHFGHIDVLINNAGIFCLGPVEDFSLDDWHQIIDTNLWGYIHTINAILPHFLERRKGTIVNVSSIGGIEPIPYHVPYTTTKYAITGLTKSLHAELSPKGIHVSGIYPSFISTQLMERAIFRGKDEETAQARSELVGKAIQAPVLEKPEDVAKSIWEAVKDQRSDVMVGTTNFWKAIYHLSPSLMQSAFRRLFGMEERS
- a CDS encoding SprT-like family protein; amino-acid sequence: MNIDNIRLKNIKTQQNIILQSIFNVVSNSTLKSTQTQQITQSLVKTVTAIEEICFNKQATPANLSRSSRQIYSWMKFLTDEVNLQLHLESTFRMQQIAKKMLIKHGQESVKLMIEFTIFALLYKGKRFGDAAHIIVNEGFINASEEVMTALVESALFGRNQDNTRLIRSFASCEEYSNVLLELDLIVEVIAENPQGKFYNLNELFDKLNCEYFAATLAKPRLAWSQIHTYRKFGHYEPARDRVVISLTLDNGSVPEFVSEFVLYHELLHKYHGTNWVQGRRMVHTREFRISESQFKLYEEASTWLEKLATGQSSKRRHF